One Streptomyces sp. SAI-135 DNA segment encodes these proteins:
- a CDS encoding S8 family serine peptidase has translation MSQPRSRRSRRSRGGLALAVPVVLSLTASLGFLPSAASAAPAGEATAQAADATNLSYVVNTKVDHRTIAAVKKAIPTAGGTVVIAYEKIGVIVVHSSAPDFAQKIRKVRGVQSAGATRTSALTPAGTTDEGAVQVLSAEQAAKVAAASAATPDSEPLEADQWDLRAIGADKAARINPGSRKVTVAVIDTGVDDTHPDIAPNFSAAQSANCDGGVPDTTPGAWRPYTADDYHGTHVAGEIAAARNGIGVAGVAPGVKVSAINVTDPSNGLFYPESVVCAFVFAADHGVEITNNSYYVDPWLYNCMDDPDQRAIVDSVNRAQLYAQKKGTLSLASAGNSNDDLDSDAIVDDSSPDDSTPVPRTVDPHECFDVPTQLPGVVTVSATGFKNLKSYYSSYGKGVIDVAAPGGDRLYQIPDTPSQNGRILSTMPNGGYGFLQGTSMASPHAAGVAALLKSTHPKASPAQLQALLKAQADATSCPASYDQDGDGTQDAVCEGGARVNGFYGFGIVNALRAVK, from the coding sequence ATGTCCCAGCCGCGTTCCAGACGTTCGAGACGTTCCCGGGGCGGCCTCGCGCTCGCTGTGCCCGTCGTGCTGTCCCTCACGGCCTCGCTCGGCTTCCTGCCCTCGGCGGCCTCGGCAGCTCCCGCCGGGGAGGCCACGGCCCAGGCCGCGGACGCGACGAACCTGTCGTACGTCGTCAACACCAAGGTGGACCACCGCACGATCGCGGCGGTGAAGAAGGCGATACCGACGGCCGGCGGCACCGTCGTGATCGCGTACGAGAAGATCGGCGTGATCGTCGTCCACTCCTCCGCCCCGGACTTCGCCCAGAAGATCCGCAAGGTGCGCGGGGTGCAGTCGGCCGGCGCCACCCGCACCTCGGCGCTGACCCCGGCGGGCACGACCGACGAGGGCGCGGTCCAGGTCCTGTCGGCCGAGCAGGCCGCGAAGGTCGCCGCGGCCTCGGCCGCCACGCCGGACAGCGAGCCCCTCGAGGCCGACCAGTGGGACCTGCGGGCGATAGGCGCCGACAAGGCGGCCAGGATCAACCCGGGCAGCCGCAAGGTGACCGTCGCCGTGATCGACACGGGCGTCGACGACACCCACCCCGACATCGCGCCGAACTTCTCCGCCGCGCAGTCGGCCAACTGCGACGGCGGTGTCCCGGACACCACTCCGGGCGCCTGGCGGCCGTACACCGCGGACGACTACCACGGCACGCACGTGGCCGGTGAGATCGCAGCGGCCCGCAACGGCATCGGCGTGGCCGGTGTCGCGCCCGGCGTGAAGGTGTCGGCCATCAATGTGACCGACCCGAGCAACGGCCTGTTCTACCCCGAGAGCGTCGTGTGTGCCTTCGTGTTCGCCGCCGACCACGGTGTCGAGATCACGAACAACAGCTACTACGTCGATCCATGGCTGTACAACTGCATGGACGATCCCGATCAGCGGGCCATTGTTGATTCGGTCAACAGGGCGCAGCTGTACGCGCAGAAGAAGGGCACGCTCAGCCTGGCGTCGGCGGGCAACTCCAACGACGACCTGGACTCCGACGCGATCGTCGACGACTCGAGCCCCGACGACTCGACGCCCGTGCCGCGGACCGTCGACCCGCACGAGTGCTTCGACGTGCCGACGCAGCTGCCGGGTGTCGTCACGGTCAGCGCGACGGGCTTCAAGAACCTCAAGTCGTACTACTCCTCGTACGGCAAGGGCGTCATCGACGTCGCGGCCCCCGGTGGCGACCGGCTCTACCAGATCCCGGACACGCCGTCGCAGAACGGCCGCATCCTGTCGACCATGCCGAACGGCGGGTACGGCTTCCTGCAGGGCACCTCGATGGCCTCGCCGCACGCGGCGGGCGTCGCCGCGCTGCTGAAGTCCACGCACCCCAAGGCGAGTCCGGCCCAGCTGCAGGCGCTGCTGAAGGCGCAGGCGGACGCCACGAGCTGCCCGGCCTCGTACGACCAGGACGGCGACGGCACGCAGGACGCGGTGTGCGAGGGCGGCGCCCGGGTCAACGGGTTCTACGGCTTCGGCATCGTCAACGCGCTGCGCGCGGTCAAGTGA
- a CDS encoding S8 family serine peptidase: MTGPHPRHRRTLAIPLGMAVATAMAFLPGATASATDLSGSAAAAPGAVSDVLASVATDGTALSYVVNVRPGHGPSAQVKKAIAKAGGTIVTSYDQIGVIVVHSSNPDFAKTIRKVRGVESAGNTRNAPLPAQSTTDEGTPKALSSAQMAAAQAAADAGQDPLESLQWDLPAIKADKAHEKSLGSSKVTVAVIDTGVDDTHPDLAPNFDRGASVNCVTGKPDTTDGAWRPSAEESPHGTHVAGEIAAAKNGVGMTGVAPGVKVAGIKVSTTAGYFYTEAVVCGFMWAATHGVDVTNNSYYTDPWYFNCTDDPDQKALVEAVTRASRYAEKRGVVNVAAAGNENYDLAADEITDPVSPNDGTPSDRVIDPSECFDIPTQLPGVVTVAATGAKGIKSSFSNHGLGVIDVAAPGGDSTAYQTPAPPATSGLILGTLPGGKWGYMAGTSMASPHAAAVAALIKSTHPYAPPALVKALLYAEADATPCTDPYDINGDGKVDAVCEGSKNRNGFYGWGMVDALDAVTK, from the coding sequence ATGACTGGGCCCCACCCGCGCCATCGGCGCACGCTCGCGATCCCGCTCGGCATGGCCGTCGCCACGGCCATGGCGTTCCTGCCGGGTGCCACGGCCTCGGCGACGGACCTGTCCGGCTCCGCCGCCGCCGCGCCCGGTGCCGTCAGCGACGTCCTGGCCTCCGTCGCCACGGACGGGACCGCGCTCAGCTACGTCGTCAACGTCCGCCCCGGGCACGGTCCTTCCGCACAGGTGAAGAAGGCCATCGCGAAGGCCGGCGGCACGATCGTGACGTCGTACGACCAGATCGGCGTGATCGTCGTCCACTCGTCGAACCCCGACTTCGCCAAGACGATCCGCAAGGTCCGCGGGGTCGAGTCGGCGGGCAACACGCGCAACGCGCCGCTGCCCGCGCAGTCGACGACCGACGAGGGGACGCCGAAGGCGCTCAGCTCGGCGCAGATGGCCGCCGCGCAGGCCGCCGCCGACGCCGGCCAGGACCCGCTGGAGTCGTTGCAGTGGGACCTGCCGGCCATCAAGGCGGACAAGGCGCACGAGAAGTCGCTCGGCAGCAGCAAGGTGACCGTCGCCGTGATCGACACCGGCGTGGACGACACCCATCCGGACCTCGCGCCGAACTTCGACCGGGGCGCCTCGGTCAACTGCGTGACGGGCAAGCCGGACACCACCGACGGGGCGTGGCGGCCGAGCGCCGAGGAGAGCCCGCACGGCACGCACGTGGCCGGTGAGATCGCGGCGGCCAAGAACGGCGTCGGCATGACGGGTGTGGCGCCCGGGGTGAAGGTGGCGGGCATCAAGGTGTCGACGACCGCCGGCTACTTCTACACGGAGGCCGTGGTCTGCGGCTTCATGTGGGCGGCCACGCACGGCGTCGACGTCACCAACAACAGCTATTACACCGACCCGTGGTACTTCAACTGCACCGACGACCCGGACCAGAAGGCCCTCGTCGAGGCGGTCACCCGGGCTTCGCGGTACGCGGAGAAGCGGGGCGTGGTCAACGTCGCCGCGGCCGGCAACGAGAACTACGACCTCGCGGCCGACGAGATCACCGACCCGGTCTCGCCGAACGACGGCACGCCCTCGGACCGGGTGATCGACCCGTCGGAGTGCTTCGACATACCGACCCAGCTGCCGGGTGTCGTGACGGTCGCGGCGACCGGCGCCAAGGGGATCAAGTCGTCCTTCTCCAACCACGGTCTGGGCGTCATCGACGTCGCCGCGCCCGGCGGTGACTCGACGGCCTACCAGACGCCCGCTCCGCCCGCGACCAGCGGTCTGATCCTGGGCACGCTGCCCGGCGGCAAGTGGGGCTACATGGCCGGTACGTCGATGGCCTCGCCGCACGCCGCGGCCGTGGCCGCCCTGATCAAGTCGACGCACCCGTACGCCCCGCCGGCCCTGGTGAAGGCGCTGCTGTACGCCGAGGCCGACGCCACGCCGTGCACGGACCCGTACGACATCAACGGCGACGGCAAGGTCGACGCGGTGTGCGAGGGGTCCAAGAACCGCAACGGCTTCTACGGCTGGGGCATGGTGGACGCACTGGACGCGGTGACGAAGTAG